The following are from one region of the Takifugu rubripes chromosome 12, fTakRub1.2, whole genome shotgun sequence genome:
- the LOC105417133 gene encoding uncharacterized protein isoform X3, with translation MKLDEPIIGLDYLRELSNNDSHGDPRYTCNLCNQTAHLTEMVRHLIGRKHRQKYMETKRPDLVTWNKRESLGGNICKAKAEMIERQDGRGHPVQMAKRSRNTTFPSPGDQRWQMENRYKKGSLARQGATLHLPSLMDFKIDCVPRGGSVSKQPNESSFHQEDSYGLEQDCRDTSSWGRFEENVQITIKTDHRERDGCKQAHGDPHYRTNYKEQYGRAEQRAVELKPNISNCYSRLEVRLGRSQSYSRDGSCVEEATYRRGYPETDPLDIVRTEEKGIEHGRSSVYKQLYPNDDSRQWSWDRRRGSREPESRRRSFSRGVESDQSRDFLVNAQLMEDHNIGKPYTEAAKPGLSRPGLSNLERKGDVPRFMADIPEPFKRFLKGRSDDIEQGKRKRKSRFSDASIEEVAKTRRMYEECGPSELKYDSYHSPDHSSLRPRMNETQHSGHVQSPHHYESYNRAGERGGSQKEVVYDMLKNIEVANREEAEFLKSKLCDLLKEFMAKKSDNIEKTPSRAFVSKNFNSLNPDDCLPTRHMYERMLRENCDYRQQVESPNYHEDHRESVWENLAHNMPEEQHSEHSRSMQAEPRYPSSNHSHHEDGFVQSEIPSRQVFNLSDAPSYPQRALEPTSSYGDEDHLDLHPSAYFQYMEKSGLYSSSLEKITSTLLELVKRQ, from the exons ATGAAACTTGATGAGCCCATCATTG GCTTGGATTACTTGAGAGAATTGTCCAACAATGATTCACACGGTGATCCCAGATACACATGCAATCTGTGTAATCAGACTGCACATCTGACAGAAATGGTCCGCCACCTAATTGGACGTAAACACAGGCAAAAATATATG GAAACAAAACGACCAGACTTGGTGACTTGGAATAAAAGAGAATCCTTGGGAGGCAACATTTGCAAGGCCAAAGCAGAGATGATTGAGAGACAAGACGGCCGAGGACATCCAGTT CAGATGGCCAAGAGGTCCAGAAACACCACATTTCCCTCACCAGGAG ATCAACGGTGGCAAATGGAAAACCGATACAAAAAAGGTTCACTGGCACGACAAGGTGCGACATTACACCTTCCAAGTCTCATGGATTTTAAGATCGATTGTGTTCCAAGAGGGGGCAGTGTCTCAAAACAACCAAATGAATCTTCGTTCCATCAAGAAGATTCTTACGGCTTGGAACAAGACTGTAGGGACACGAGCAGCTGGGGCCGCTTTGAAGAAAATGTACAGATCACTATAAAAACAGATCACAGGGAAAGAGATGGATGCAAACAGGCTCATGGAGATCCTCATTACCGTACCAATTACAAAGAGCAATATGGACGAGCTGAACAGAGAGCTGTCGAGTTAAAGCCTAACATTTCCAATTGTTATTCAAGGTTAGAAGTGCGCCTTGGACGGTCACAGTCGTACAGTCGAGATGGATCTTGTGTAGAAGAAGCAACTTACAGGAGGGGTTACCCAGAAACGGATCCCCTGGATATTGTACGCACTGAGGAAAAAGGAATTGAGCATGGTCGGTCTTCAGTCTATAAGCAATTATACCCAAATGATGACAGCCGTCAGTGGTCTTGGGACAGAAGGCGGGGATCAAGGGAAccagagagcagaagaagaagcttttCTAGAGGGGTGGAGAGTGACCAGTCACGTGACTTTTTGGTAAATGCTCAGTTAATGGAAGACCACAATATTGGAAAACCATATACCGAAGCAGCCAAACCTGGGCTGAGCAGACCGGGACTATCAAATCTTGAGAGAAAAGGTGATGTTCCAAGGTTCATGGCGGACATACCAGAGCCATTCAAGCGCTTCCTGAAAGGCAGAAGTGATGATATTGAACagggtaaaagaaaaagaaagagtcgCTTCTCTGACGCCTCTATAGAAGAGGTGGCAAAGACAAGGAGAAT GTATGAAGAGTGTGGACCTTCAGAGCTAAAGTATGACAGCTACCATTCACCAGATCACTCATCACTGAGACCTAGAATGAATGAAACGCAACATTCTGGTCACGTACAG AGCCCACATCATTATGAAAGTTATAacagagctggagaaagaggaggttCACAGAAAGAAGTTGTATATGATATGCTG AAAAACATTGAAGTTGCCAATAGAGAAGAAGCTGAATTCCTAAAAAGTAAACTTTGTGACCTTCTAAAAGAATTTATGGCCAAGAAATCAGACAATATTGAG AAAACCCCCAGTAGAGCATTCGTCTCCAAAAACTTTAACAGCTTAAATCCCGATGACTGTTTGCCTACCAGACATATGTATGAGCGAATGCTCAGAGAAAATTGTGACTACAGACAACAAGTAGAAAGCCCAAATTATCATGAAGATCACAGAGAAAGTGTTTGGGAGAACCTTGCTCACAATATgcctgaggagcagcacagTGAACACAGCCGTTCCATGCAAGCAGAGCCGAGATACCCCAGCTCAAATCATAGCCATCATGAAG ATGGTTTCGTCCAGAGCGAAATACCTTCAAGACAAGTTTTCAATCTAAGTGATGCTCCGAGTTATCCTCAAAGGGCTCTGGAACCCACGTCCTCTTATGGTGATGAGGACCATTTGGACCTTCATCCTTCTGCTTATTTTCAATATATGGAGAAGAGTGGTCTTTACTCCAGCAGCCTAGAGAAAATTACCTCAACACTCCTGGAACTCGTGAAAAGGCAGTAA
- the LOC105417133 gene encoding uncharacterized protein isoform X1 yields the protein MDEFVTPYDEDDAQFIECKVCEKSMRGETLYKIHLTSPSHLKKEDALIAVGRAVRRQNTPIFEDILHYLDYMKLDEPIIGLDYLRELSNNDSHGDPRYTCNLCNQTAHLTEMVRHLIGRKHRQKYMETKRPDLVTWNKRESLGGNICKAKAEMIERQDGRGHPVQMAKRSRNTTFPSPGDQRWQMENRYKKGSLARQGATLHLPSLMDFKIDCVPRGGSVSKQPNESSFHQEDSYGLEQDCRDTSSWGRFEENVQITIKTDHRERDGCKQAHGDPHYRTNYKEQYGRAEQRAVELKPNISNCYSRLEVRLGRSQSYSRDGSCVEEATYRRGYPETDPLDIVRTEEKGIEHGRSSVYKQLYPNDDSRQWSWDRRRGSREPESRRRSFSRGVESDQSRDFLVNAQLMEDHNIGKPYTEAAKPGLSRPGLSNLERKGDVPRFMADIPEPFKRFLKGRSDDIEQGKRKRKSRFSDASIEEVAKTRRMYEECGPSELKYDSYHSPDHSSLRPRMNETQHSGHVQSPHHYESYNRAGERGGSQKEVVYDMLKNIEVANREEAEFLKSKLCDLLKEFMAKKSDNIEKTPSRAFVSKNFNSLNPDDCLPTRHMYERMLRENCDYRQQVESPNYHEDHRESVWENLAHNMPEEQHSEHSRSMQAEPRYPSSNHSHHEDGFVQSEIPSRQVFNLSDAPSYPQRALEPTSSYGDEDHLDLHPSAYFQYMEKSGLYSSSLEKITSTLLELVKRQ from the exons ATGGACGAATTTGTGACTCCCTATGATGAAGATGACGCCCAGTTTATTGAATGCAAG gtgtgtgaaaAGTCTATGAGAGGGGAAACCTTGTATAAGATTCATCTGACATCGCCTAGCCATTTAAAG AAGGAGGATGCCCTTATTGCTGTGG GTCGTGCTGTGCGACGGCAAAACACACCCATATTTGAAGACATTCTACATTATCTGGATTACATGAAACTTGATGAGCCCATCATTG GCTTGGATTACTTGAGAGAATTGTCCAACAATGATTCACACGGTGATCCCAGATACACATGCAATCTGTGTAATCAGACTGCACATCTGACAGAAATGGTCCGCCACCTAATTGGACGTAAACACAGGCAAAAATATATG GAAACAAAACGACCAGACTTGGTGACTTGGAATAAAAGAGAATCCTTGGGAGGCAACATTTGCAAGGCCAAAGCAGAGATGATTGAGAGACAAGACGGCCGAGGACATCCAGTT CAGATGGCCAAGAGGTCCAGAAACACCACATTTCCCTCACCAGGAG ATCAACGGTGGCAAATGGAAAACCGATACAAAAAAGGTTCACTGGCACGACAAGGTGCGACATTACACCTTCCAAGTCTCATGGATTTTAAGATCGATTGTGTTCCAAGAGGGGGCAGTGTCTCAAAACAACCAAATGAATCTTCGTTCCATCAAGAAGATTCTTACGGCTTGGAACAAGACTGTAGGGACACGAGCAGCTGGGGCCGCTTTGAAGAAAATGTACAGATCACTATAAAAACAGATCACAGGGAAAGAGATGGATGCAAACAGGCTCATGGAGATCCTCATTACCGTACCAATTACAAAGAGCAATATGGACGAGCTGAACAGAGAGCTGTCGAGTTAAAGCCTAACATTTCCAATTGTTATTCAAGGTTAGAAGTGCGCCTTGGACGGTCACAGTCGTACAGTCGAGATGGATCTTGTGTAGAAGAAGCAACTTACAGGAGGGGTTACCCAGAAACGGATCCCCTGGATATTGTACGCACTGAGGAAAAAGGAATTGAGCATGGTCGGTCTTCAGTCTATAAGCAATTATACCCAAATGATGACAGCCGTCAGTGGTCTTGGGACAGAAGGCGGGGATCAAGGGAAccagagagcagaagaagaagcttttCTAGAGGGGTGGAGAGTGACCAGTCACGTGACTTTTTGGTAAATGCTCAGTTAATGGAAGACCACAATATTGGAAAACCATATACCGAAGCAGCCAAACCTGGGCTGAGCAGACCGGGACTATCAAATCTTGAGAGAAAAGGTGATGTTCCAAGGTTCATGGCGGACATACCAGAGCCATTCAAGCGCTTCCTGAAAGGCAGAAGTGATGATATTGAACagggtaaaagaaaaagaaagagtcgCTTCTCTGACGCCTCTATAGAAGAGGTGGCAAAGACAAGGAGAAT GTATGAAGAGTGTGGACCTTCAGAGCTAAAGTATGACAGCTACCATTCACCAGATCACTCATCACTGAGACCTAGAATGAATGAAACGCAACATTCTGGTCACGTACAG AGCCCACATCATTATGAAAGTTATAacagagctggagaaagaggaggttCACAGAAAGAAGTTGTATATGATATGCTG AAAAACATTGAAGTTGCCAATAGAGAAGAAGCTGAATTCCTAAAAAGTAAACTTTGTGACCTTCTAAAAGAATTTATGGCCAAGAAATCAGACAATATTGAG AAAACCCCCAGTAGAGCATTCGTCTCCAAAAACTTTAACAGCTTAAATCCCGATGACTGTTTGCCTACCAGACATATGTATGAGCGAATGCTCAGAGAAAATTGTGACTACAGACAACAAGTAGAAAGCCCAAATTATCATGAAGATCACAGAGAAAGTGTTTGGGAGAACCTTGCTCACAATATgcctgaggagcagcacagTGAACACAGCCGTTCCATGCAAGCAGAGCCGAGATACCCCAGCTCAAATCATAGCCATCATGAAG ATGGTTTCGTCCAGAGCGAAATACCTTCAAGACAAGTTTTCAATCTAAGTGATGCTCCGAGTTATCCTCAAAGGGCTCTGGAACCCACGTCCTCTTATGGTGATGAGGACCATTTGGACCTTCATCCTTCTGCTTATTTTCAATATATGGAGAAGAGTGGTCTTTACTCCAGCAGCCTAGAGAAAATTACCTCAACACTCCTGGAACTCGTGAAAAGGCAGTAA
- the LOC105417133 gene encoding uncharacterized protein isoform X2 yields MDEFVTPYDEDDAQFIECKVCEKSMRGETLYKIHLTSPSHLKKEDALIAVGRAVRRQNTPIFEDILHYLDYMKLDEPIIGLDYLRELSNNDSHGDPRYTCNLCNQTAHLTEMVRHLIGRKHRQKYMETKRPDLVTWNKRESLGGNICKAKAEMIERQDGRGHPVMAKRSRNTTFPSPGDQRWQMENRYKKGSLARQGATLHLPSLMDFKIDCVPRGGSVSKQPNESSFHQEDSYGLEQDCRDTSSWGRFEENVQITIKTDHRERDGCKQAHGDPHYRTNYKEQYGRAEQRAVELKPNISNCYSRLEVRLGRSQSYSRDGSCVEEATYRRGYPETDPLDIVRTEEKGIEHGRSSVYKQLYPNDDSRQWSWDRRRGSREPESRRRSFSRGVESDQSRDFLVNAQLMEDHNIGKPYTEAAKPGLSRPGLSNLERKGDVPRFMADIPEPFKRFLKGRSDDIEQGKRKRKSRFSDASIEEVAKTRRMYEECGPSELKYDSYHSPDHSSLRPRMNETQHSGHVQSPHHYESYNRAGERGGSQKEVVYDMLKNIEVANREEAEFLKSKLCDLLKEFMAKKSDNIEKTPSRAFVSKNFNSLNPDDCLPTRHMYERMLRENCDYRQQVESPNYHEDHRESVWENLAHNMPEEQHSEHSRSMQAEPRYPSSNHSHHEDGFVQSEIPSRQVFNLSDAPSYPQRALEPTSSYGDEDHLDLHPSAYFQYMEKSGLYSSSLEKITSTLLELVKRQ; encoded by the exons ATGGACGAATTTGTGACTCCCTATGATGAAGATGACGCCCAGTTTATTGAATGCAAG gtgtgtgaaaAGTCTATGAGAGGGGAAACCTTGTATAAGATTCATCTGACATCGCCTAGCCATTTAAAG AAGGAGGATGCCCTTATTGCTGTGG GTCGTGCTGTGCGACGGCAAAACACACCCATATTTGAAGACATTCTACATTATCTGGATTACATGAAACTTGATGAGCCCATCATTG GCTTGGATTACTTGAGAGAATTGTCCAACAATGATTCACACGGTGATCCCAGATACACATGCAATCTGTGTAATCAGACTGCACATCTGACAGAAATGGTCCGCCACCTAATTGGACGTAAACACAGGCAAAAATATATG GAAACAAAACGACCAGACTTGGTGACTTGGAATAAAAGAGAATCCTTGGGAGGCAACATTTGCAAGGCCAAAGCAGAGATGATTGAGAGACAAGACGGCCGAGGACATCCAGTT ATGGCCAAGAGGTCCAGAAACACCACATTTCCCTCACCAGGAG ATCAACGGTGGCAAATGGAAAACCGATACAAAAAAGGTTCACTGGCACGACAAGGTGCGACATTACACCTTCCAAGTCTCATGGATTTTAAGATCGATTGTGTTCCAAGAGGGGGCAGTGTCTCAAAACAACCAAATGAATCTTCGTTCCATCAAGAAGATTCTTACGGCTTGGAACAAGACTGTAGGGACACGAGCAGCTGGGGCCGCTTTGAAGAAAATGTACAGATCACTATAAAAACAGATCACAGGGAAAGAGATGGATGCAAACAGGCTCATGGAGATCCTCATTACCGTACCAATTACAAAGAGCAATATGGACGAGCTGAACAGAGAGCTGTCGAGTTAAAGCCTAACATTTCCAATTGTTATTCAAGGTTAGAAGTGCGCCTTGGACGGTCACAGTCGTACAGTCGAGATGGATCTTGTGTAGAAGAAGCAACTTACAGGAGGGGTTACCCAGAAACGGATCCCCTGGATATTGTACGCACTGAGGAAAAAGGAATTGAGCATGGTCGGTCTTCAGTCTATAAGCAATTATACCCAAATGATGACAGCCGTCAGTGGTCTTGGGACAGAAGGCGGGGATCAAGGGAAccagagagcagaagaagaagcttttCTAGAGGGGTGGAGAGTGACCAGTCACGTGACTTTTTGGTAAATGCTCAGTTAATGGAAGACCACAATATTGGAAAACCATATACCGAAGCAGCCAAACCTGGGCTGAGCAGACCGGGACTATCAAATCTTGAGAGAAAAGGTGATGTTCCAAGGTTCATGGCGGACATACCAGAGCCATTCAAGCGCTTCCTGAAAGGCAGAAGTGATGATATTGAACagggtaaaagaaaaagaaagagtcgCTTCTCTGACGCCTCTATAGAAGAGGTGGCAAAGACAAGGAGAAT GTATGAAGAGTGTGGACCTTCAGAGCTAAAGTATGACAGCTACCATTCACCAGATCACTCATCACTGAGACCTAGAATGAATGAAACGCAACATTCTGGTCACGTACAG AGCCCACATCATTATGAAAGTTATAacagagctggagaaagaggaggttCACAGAAAGAAGTTGTATATGATATGCTG AAAAACATTGAAGTTGCCAATAGAGAAGAAGCTGAATTCCTAAAAAGTAAACTTTGTGACCTTCTAAAAGAATTTATGGCCAAGAAATCAGACAATATTGAG AAAACCCCCAGTAGAGCATTCGTCTCCAAAAACTTTAACAGCTTAAATCCCGATGACTGTTTGCCTACCAGACATATGTATGAGCGAATGCTCAGAGAAAATTGTGACTACAGACAACAAGTAGAAAGCCCAAATTATCATGAAGATCACAGAGAAAGTGTTTGGGAGAACCTTGCTCACAATATgcctgaggagcagcacagTGAACACAGCCGTTCCATGCAAGCAGAGCCGAGATACCCCAGCTCAAATCATAGCCATCATGAAG ATGGTTTCGTCCAGAGCGAAATACCTTCAAGACAAGTTTTCAATCTAAGTGATGCTCCGAGTTATCCTCAAAGGGCTCTGGAACCCACGTCCTCTTATGGTGATGAGGACCATTTGGACCTTCATCCTTCTGCTTATTTTCAATATATGGAGAAGAGTGGTCTTTACTCCAGCAGCCTAGAGAAAATTACCTCAACACTCCTGGAACTCGTGAAAAGGCAGTAA